Within Anolis sagrei isolate rAnoSag1 chromosome X, rAnoSag1.mat, whole genome shotgun sequence, the genomic segment TTAGATAACATCCTATGATTCTTCttcttataattattattatattattacagtgGGCCCTCCGATATCCCCAGGACCCCTTGTGGATATCAAAAGCTCAGCGCACTTGCCTCCTGCATCctttcaatgttatttattagtcACCTTGTCTGTtccatttgtattttgcttttactccaaggagctcatctgcctatGGCCAGCCCTCTGTATTCACAAATTTTACGATCCACAGTGTGAAAAGTCCCAAAAggaaccttgattttgctattttatatattagCGATGACATAGTACGACTGTTGTATCTAATGAGACAGAACATGGATGTTGGTATCCATGAGAGATCcaggaaccaaacctcagtggatatcaagggccattgcaaattatttatttatttatttatcgcatcagacgcaaattgagaatacacttATGTGCAGAAAAACCACAgagtaaaaaacttggcattacactaaatttcctttgaccagcagctggccacttggagcgcctctggtgtcactgtgagaaggtcctccgttgtgcatgtggcggggctcagaccACATTGTAGTTGCATTGTagtatgtggtctgtggtttgctcttctccacactcgcatgtcacagACTCTACCTTGTAGCACCATTTTGTAAGGTTAGCTCTGCCTCTcatggtgctagagcgcagtctattcagtgccttccaagttgcccagtcttccgtgtgcccaggaaggagtttctcatatcagctactgattgaggttacaggttttagcctgccacttttggactctcgcttgcggaggtgttcctccaagtatctctgtagaccttaggaagctatttcttgatttaaggtgttggcttgttggctgatatccaaacaggggatgggctggagatgtcactgccttagtcctttcattgctggctgctacttcctgatggatatcaggtggtgcaataccagctaaacagtataatttctccagtggtgtaggatgtagacatcctgtgataatgcgacatgtcttattaagagccacatccaccgttTTAACATGGtgggatgtattccacactgggcatgcgtactcagctcagcagagtggcaaagcacaagggcaggtgtcttcactgcatctggttgtgatccccaggttgtgccgatcagctttcgtatgatattatttctagtgcccactttttgcttgatagtcaagcagtgcttcttgtaagtcagagcatggttgagagtaactcccaggtatttgggatgatgataataataataataatgacaataataatgacaataatagcaAAAGCAGGTATTGAAAAGCTGGGGACTGGAGTGTGATCTGCCTTTGGGGGAAAGCTTCCAGTCTAAAACTGGAGCCCTCCATGTTGCTTTAAAGGAAAGAAAACTTTGGGAAGCTCTAATTACAGACTTCCCCACATCACATTCGTTCCAGCCCTCagctttttccagttgttttgtcGATCCGGACAACATTGGCCGTTGCCTAGCAAAGCCCATGAGAAATTCCTCCCAGCCTCCTGCGGGTCTAGGGCTGCCTCTACATTgtccaattaatgcagtttgacctcacttgaactgccatggctccatgctatggcatCTTGGGAGTTGCTAGCTTCCCAAGGTCTCCCCTGcccaagaatgctggtgcctccccaaactacaactcctagaatcccataacatggagccatggcagttcaagtggggtcaaactgcatccatgctacagtgtagatgtaccctaaatAAGAGATGTCAATGGAGCTCAGGGCTTTCTGGGACTCGGTGGCTGCTCTCAGTTGGCAGCAGTGTCTTCCAGTTTGGGAGTGCCTAATACTTGACTACAAACAGCAATTATCTCATAGGAGTGATGTAAGTCAAACTGAATGTTGGACTGGAAAGATGGGGCGTGACAGAGCCTTCAGGGTATTCTATTGAGCGAAAGCAGTTGGATTCAAAGGATTGAGTCaagaatagtatttatttatgctTCAAATGCCTGTTGTCTTCCAAGACGTCTCCATCTCAGACCCTTTGGATATTTCATTCTTCCATAAAGTTCTTGGCCTCGGTCTTCCCACTTGAAATATGGGTATGTCGACATTGTGGAACGAAGGTAGTTTGGCAccatattattatgtttatgtttgtttatttataccccactttttctctccactttggctcaaggctatggagtcctgggatttgtagtttggcaaggcaccagtactcttgggcagagaaggctgaagaccttgtggaactacaactctcggGATTCCACAGCAcaaagccatgacagttcaagggaTTTACATTTGTTCTACAGTGTCAAACTAAATGGGAACACGTTGTTTGGATTAAACACGGCTCATCATGACAGCTGCCCATTGAACTATGGTTAGTCTAAATTTACCTAGAAAACTCCAACAAGTCCAAACAAGTTGAAAGCACCCGACAACACCATGACCTGGTCCACTTCGCAGGGCTGTCGTGAGGCTCTAAAAAGGGATCAGCAAGCTGTGGATGTCAGCAGTTCAGGTTTCTTAGccgaaaggcagggtataaatataaatgaTGATGGCTGCCGACGTCATCATCTGCTGCTGCCACAACCGTTTTAGAGCAATGTCTAAGATGCCTTGATACGATGAGAGAGGGttgtcacctttttttttttttagcagtccCTACCTGCTGTGTTTCGAAAGCTGGCTGTCGCTCTGCACCATAAATAGACCCTTCAATGGGATTGACGTTCGTCATCTCTTTGCCCAGACCCTGTGTTGACACAGGGCATCTTAGAAACCTGTCATAGACTATTCCCAGGAACGGGTGAAGAAATCTCAAGCTCAGATAGACTGCACCTACATAGGCATGGTCAACACTATCCCTGTTTGGTCTTCTGCATTTTGTCCCACCATCACAAACCcgctcatgggagttgcagtgcatcCCATATGCTGGGTGGAAAACACTGTGCTGAGCAATGCTAGCACTTAATAAATTGCCCCACACCAGAGAGAGaaaacaacacacacaacatTCACTTAGCAACTGTATAATCTTTGATGCCAACCTTGCCTTGGGCAGGTTGCACCCAAGTTTGGCATCCCAGATGCTCGGCATCATCTCACGATGCAGATGAAGCCTGTGGAACTCACCGCCACAGAACAAGGTGGTGTCAAATATTTTTGGAAGGTTCTGAAATGGGATTGGATAAACCCAGGATGATATGATCAATTGTGAGAGCTAAATAGCACTTATTTTATGCTTGGAGACATGTGCCCTACCAATGCCAGTTGTGGTTGTTGTGGGTCTTCAAGctgtttctgacctatggtggcCTCAGACGCACCTATCATAATAagattttcttggccagattttttCCAAAAGGCTTCATCatggccttcctctaaggctgagagagtgttgcttgaccaatgggtttccatggctgagtgggcttTCAAACCCTGGTCGCCAATGCTATCAATGAAGAAGAACACAGatactaggggtgcatctacagtagGCTTATGTGCGGATACGTTTTAGCAGTattcctttggccaatctggcttatTTGTCTTGGTCAGATGGCCGTAACATCAAGGGCCCAGCAGTCATGGTTTCCCGTTGGTAACAGGACCACGTGGCAGCCAATCACAGCTCTTCCTCCCCTATTCAGTGTCTTATGTAAGCTATGTCTGCTTCCTTAACTCCgatgctgaaacccaggctcccttgaaaggaaaagaggaaagggtcccaggaatggaaaggggagccacctaagttccccattgccatcaatgggccaaatctttttGGGTAAGGCCGAATCTTTCTGGACGAGGGCCAAAAAGGGTGCACGAAAACAGATACGGGAGTCTATCgtaatctggccagcagaaacagattaaggtccagccgaaatgcacaagcctaatctaCAGTGTTAAACGAGTGCAGGTTAACGCCActcaaactgccatggctccatgctatggaatcctgggatttgtagtttgttttgcCTCAAGAGACTCAAGATCTTGTCAACCAACAGctcccatgaatcatagaatcatagagttggaagagacccccaaaggccatctagtccaacccccttctgccaggcaggaaaagcacaatcaaagcacccccaaacagattgccatccagcctctgtttaaaagcctccaaggaaggagcttctactggaccccgaggcagagagttccactgctgaacagactCCACAGccttgacccatggcagttcaagcggcATCAAACggtattcattctgcagtgtagatgctgcctaaaagaagtttgcttttgcctgagctgaTGGGAAAGGGCAAGATTCCTCTCCCTTTTGTCTGAGCTCCTATCGCATGTTGAACTCTGTTTGTAGCAACCgaagcaaagggggaaagtgagagGGAGAGAAATCAGGACATTTTACAAACAGCTGAGAAAGTGGGACAGCAGAGGATGAGTTGAGACCATCGTATGGTATAAGGAAGTTTGATTTGGAAGGGGTCTCCCACTCCCAGATTAGCCCAATGTCCCTACTGGcaggggattctggaagctgtagtcattttggaaaatcacagaAGGCAGTCATAAGCAAAGCCATGGGCTCAGGAACCCAAAGTTCAAAATAGCCCACCTGCCACATGTCCCATTTGTGCCAAGAAGAGAGGCTGGCCCAAGGTGCGGGCCTGCATGAGCCAGGCGGTCTAAACTTGGCTCTCTATGGCGCACGCCTATCCCACTGGGATGAAGTCAGCTGTCACGGCCCAGATTCTCCGGGACTGTTTCATCGCCTCCAAAAATACTCCCTCTCCTGCCCTGGAGCGCTTGAGGCGCATGTATAAATAGAAGCCAGGCAGGAACTTGCAAGAAGTTTCTCGGCTCATCAGGGAGAGGTTTATTTAAGCTCCTGTGTAAGGAAAGGCGTAGACCTTTCCATCAGGAGAGAGGAGCAATAAAGTCTATTGATTTCTCCAATCCGGCTAGAACAGGGATTTCTCTCCGGCACTGAAGCAAAGGCTTTGGCTTTCTAAATCTGTACGCTTTGGGAACAAGAcatttcttcttattcttctgtTTGGAGGACTTTACAGAAACAAGGATCTTAAACATTAGACAGAGTCTTCTGGTGAAGTAGGCACATTTGAGCATCCTTTGTGCCATTATTGGGTGTCTGGCGCAGCATTGGTATCAGacgactggttggatctttctTGCTTTTGTTCCTTCTTTCGTAGCTCATCAACCCGTGGTTCAAAAAAGAGCATGGCGGACAGCCAGCTGCCCTTCTCATGCCACTACCCTGGGCGGCATCGCAGCCTTCGCGACCCTTTCCGGGAACCCAGCCTCTCCTCTCGCCTTTTGGATGAAGACTTTGGCATGTCCCCCTTTTCGGGGGATCTGACCGCAGACTGGCCAGACTGGGCCCGCTCGCGCCTGACCTCACCGTGGTCGGGCCCCATTCGATCTGGGATGGTCCGAACCGCCGGCCTTTCCCCACCAGGCTACACCCGGTTCGGTGGGTACGCTGAAGGAGCGCCTTTTGGGGGCCCTCCCATGCCCTTCACCGGGGAGCCCTGGAAAGTCTGCGTCAATGTGCAAAGCTTCAAGCCAGAGGAGCTGACAGTGAAAACCAAGGATGGTTACGTGGAGGTTTCAGGTGAGCGGCGGGGATGGCATTTTGGTTTTCACAGTGGGTAAGCAATGGCTTTTTTGCCCCTTTATCAAATGAATATGAAAGCAGGTCTAAACCACAAACGACAGCCCGCAGTCCAGATGtagccctccgaggtcatttccCAGCCCCCGCCCTAAACCTTAAACGTAGCGTTGCCTTAAGTCTGAGACATCTTGaagactaacaacaacaacaaccatcctaatTAACTGAAGTCtctcatcagccgaaagcaggcccacactgcccATTGAAAGAGTGGTACGTTtgtgttggttaaaactgtttgccatttgaaatattgtattgttctttcatgggtttTCTTGCACCAttgataagatatgtgcagtgtgcataggaattcattcatggtttttttcattCATATAAGCGGTctgaaccagccctctgcttaagAAGTTGGAGGACCCTTtgccaaacttcagccctccaggggttttggacttcaactcccacaattcctggactcagcccccttcctttcccccctcagtcacttctggagggccaaagtttgcccatgcctggtctaaaccaTACACAATAGTGTGGTTGATCTGGAGAGCCCTTCAACCTTTTTCCCTTGGGTGCATTTGCAACCGtcgaatgaatgtggtttgacatcGCTTGaacagccatgactcaatgctatggaatcaccgCAGTTGTCATTTGGggcagcaccagcactctttggcacagaatgtAAAATTACATGATGAAACCTATTTGGAATTAATCACAGTTTATCGCCATGGCCGCGTGCTAAACTATGTTTAGTTGCGATGGTGGCTTATTGACCCAAGCCAGTTTTTAGAATTCGTGGTTTGATGCTGTCTCATTTCAAGCAGACCAcgaggccttgtcaaactacaactcccagcatgccaTCAcgctgagtcatggcagtttgggtggtcttgagccttctctgacaaaaggctagtgcctcaccaaactacaactctaggGTTCCGTAGCATTCAGCCAATGTAGATACAGTCTAAAAAGCCCTTATCCAGAATTTGGTCTTTTGATAATATCCAGACTCATTTAAATATAGTTACTGAAGCAATTGGTCAGTTCAGTGGTGATTAATAGATGAAAAATATTGCAGTGTGCTGATTGCTCAACTGACAGTGCAAATGTGCCTCGCTTTACAAAAACATCCTCTGAATGCAAAAATATGACAAAATTTGAGCTGGTGAGGAAGAGAAGAGGCCTGAAAGCCAAGGGCAAAACATCTCACAGCTTGGAAAGGTTCCCTTTTTTTAAAGTTGCAGGTCCCAGTATCCTCTAACCACCGTGGATTCTGGGACCTATAGTCCAAAACAAGCTCAGAGGATCTATAACAACCTACTTTCCAACATGATGCTTCAGAATGGGGTTGTCCCCAGACTTCATTCGGCTGCCCAAGACCAAGGGAAAAAGAGACCACTTTGAGGATGATGGGCTTTGTAGTCCAACAGAAAGGCAAGGGAAGTTGGAGATAAATTAGCAGGAAGACAAGCCCCAGAGCTTACCTCCATTTAACATACAGCTGCCTTCAACTCTGAAGGAAAGATCCTTCAGGGGATAGATAGCATACAGGAATTTACAATGTCTATATACAGTAGGGAAtgcttaaaaaaacccaacacctCTAGCTATAAACAGGTTGAACGACCCTCATTTGGAATTCCAAAAACCTCCAAAATTGTTCCCCGGGAATAGGAGACATAAAAATCCAATATGCAGGCCCTTAAGACCTTTCTACATAGACACTGAGGCTatgtctgcactgtagaattaatgtagtttgaccccacttcagctgctatggcccaatgctatggaaacctaggAGGTGTAGCTTGATGAAGCACCagccctcttgggcagagaaggctttaAAACCACACGAGAAAACTTATTTTTGATTAATCATAGTTTACTGTTATGACTGCATGCTAAACTATGGTTAGTCTGAATGACAGCTTGTTGAAGCAAGTCATGGTCGTGTTTCAAACAGAACACAGCttatttaaagttaattgtaAAGTTATGTACATGTTTATTGTCTCATTTGGAACAGCACCTCGGTTCTCTGCCTCGGTTGCCCCCATCGGCAAAGTGGGTCAGTCCTCAGTTTAAAATGCATTCCAAAGCGACGTGTTAGGTAACACCTTCATGCATCTGCAGCTTCAGTGCTCTCCTCCCAGTTTCTTATGAGGTTGAAGTCCTTCTCTGCAGTTCTTTTTATAGCTCCCCTCCCGGTTTCATCTGTCCCTCAAGCCACCAGCCCGGTTTGGGAAGGAGAGGAATAAGCACTCCAGGCCTCTGCCACCCAAGCTTTCTCTCTTTGATGGACCTGGCATTATTGCTCAAAGGCCAACCAAGTCCGGGCTCTgggccagagaaagaaaacagaggcagaaggaagggaggggaatggctttccAAACTGAAAGGCACAAGTAGAACTTTCACTACAGAACACGGGCCAAACATTTACGCTTCTAGATGGAAGGCAGATGGATGTTCCCAATACATTGAAGAACAAGGCGCACACGTTTGGCACAGGGAAGGTTTCATCCATCAGAGGGGAGGATTGGGAAAAGATTACACCTGAAAGCTTGCACAACTATTGCGGTCGAGTTTAGACCAGGTCACAGAATCTATGCCAGAGTAAACCTTGTTCCACATAGCTGTACAGTTTGGAGATTCTGGGCTTTATGCTCCAAGGTATGATATCCACTTGGCAAAGCCTACCCAGTTGTTCAATTTAGCAGTTCCTGTCAAttctgtaggagcccccggtggcacagagggttaaactgctgagctgctaaacttgttgaccaaaaggtcacaagttcgaatccagggagcagcgtgatcttccgctgtcagccccagcttctgccaacctagcagtttgaaaacattcaaatgtgagtagatcaatagatactgctccggtggggtggtaacagcactccatgtagtcatgctggccacctgaccttggaggtgtctatagacaacgccagcttttcggcaccaacccccagagtcagacacgactggacttgatgtcaggggaaaaccttatcAATTCTGTGCCATCCAGCTTTCAATTGCCTTTAAAATGTCCCGTTTTCTCTCTTCCCACTCCTCCCACTTTCACCCCCAGCTTCCTCCAGTTGCCGCAAACTATCCAAATAACTCGCTAtgtcacattatttttgttcctgggttataaatgttgtttcctaattggttctatcataaaaaaacatggggaaagtttattcaactgcaaaaacgttgtttctgtgggacatcctgcaatcgcacattttgctctagcttttcaatgaatatctcgtaAAGTCACAACatactttgtggcagccacaaaaatgaagtttctggagtataacaatgactttcaaagtaagtacatcacaattaaacaggaaacagcactttcaaaccaggaacagaaatatatatatagctggGTTACTTCTGAGTTTTCAGCAAAAACGTACTCCCCGAAGCAAGTCAATCCTTGCAGTAATGCATATGTCATGCCCACCTTAAAGTAGTAGTTAACATCAGTCTGATGTTGATGTTATGGTGGGATCCCTGACGTTCCAACCGACTCATTGTGTTCCTGGCAGGTAAACATGAAGAACAACAAGTGGAAGGCGGAATCGTATCGAAGAActtcaccaagaaaatccagtaaGTATTTCAACAGCGTTCTTCTAGGGCCCGGTCAGAACACCAACTGAGAAAAGGCGAACAATTCAGTCTGGGGGAGCATTTTACTGCGACCGTATCTCCCAATaagatctttgattgtagacagacacacagatttTAATGTTAGCTTCCCCGAAGAATAGTCAGTGCAGAAGCAGCTGCTAGAAGTTTTCTTGGCAGAGCTGGGTTTCAAGGAAACAGGATTCCTACCTGGAATCCGAACCTGTGACCCGGATACCAAGCATAGTCTCAAGGAGAGATGCATTACAGCAGCAGTCTTCCAGGAAAGCAAATGGAAAGAAATGCCAGCTTTTCTTGCTAACTGGAAGCAGGATTCCCAGATTGCTCTTGCTGCCCTGGGATgatgccatggggggggggggatttaatgTGCCCCAAGCCAATATTTCACACTTAGGAAACTTTCTGGTCATTTCAAGGAGCAATGTTGCTGGTGTCCTGCATACCCTCCGAAAGGCAAGGATAGAATCGTCTACTTTCCCACTATGTCACTACTTTTCAAATGTCCTGGCTTTTGTCTTCCTTCACTTTGTCCTccgcttacttcagttgctgcaaacggAATTGAAAGTACAAATGTAATGGCCTGGCTGGCCTTTTTGGTTGTGTTTGGCTCCCAGATGTCTGAAACCACCCATGGGAGAAGATTACAATTCCCATTGGCCCCAgccagcttattattattattattattatatttatatttatatttatatttatttatatttatatgcattggtattacatttattattatatttatatcccactgtcATCTTTGAAATAAAACTCGAAGCAGCTCACAGCACCAAAAACCATACAAATGACAATGCAACACCGACAACATGGAAATGGAATTGCCCATAGAATTGTTAAAAACACATCACTAAAGTGGCACTTTCTTGTCTTCACATATGCCGCTTTCTCCTGGCCTGCGATGACAAAGAAGTCACAGCACCGTTTTAACAGTATATTAAAACCCCATTACATTTTGATAGCATAAAATCACTGAAAAAGCATAACCATTCCATTAAAAAAGACACTCTCCCCATACAAAGATACCCGGTGAAAAGTTCATCATTGAATGGTGGTTGGAATAGAAAGATATTTGCccacagaagggaaagaagggaaagaatgcCACAGCCACCCCAAAGGCTTATGGTAggagattatgggagttgaagttgacaCATCAGTGGGCAATAAACCTCTGCTTTATAAGCAGAAGACCCGGACAAAGCTGATTTAGGTTTACCgggtatttcagattttgactcccagaatcccttaccCTCAGCCCATACTGGGGATTAGCAGGGTCGGAGTCCAAACCATTCACAGGACTCACAGCTTGCAGAAGGCAATGGAGACTTTGCccatgaaggaaggaaagcaagcaaATAAGAGACACCAACTTCATACTCAGCTCTCAAATTACCCTTCGAGAGGTTGACTCATCCTCTGGCAATTAAAAAATCTATTTTGGAGCCCATGTGTCATTCTGATCGCTTTTGACAGGTGACGGGTCCTCCTCACAAactttctctttccatctcttttgTGAAAGCAGTTGGCACTGAATCTATTTGGCACAAAGGAGAGGCCAAGAGGGGACATAACGTTGCCCCTCCCAAGTGTATCAGGCCAAAGCAAACAGCAGCAGTGTCTTCCTCGTTTTGCCGTCCTTCATTACCCACATTTGCCACCTGAACCACAGTATGTGTGGTTGCGGAGAGCGAATGCCTGTTTTGGCCTGTCTCTGGTGTCTCAAAAGAACTCCTTCTTTGGGCATGTTGGAAAGGCAAACAGTTCCTTGGATGTCTTCGCCTTGAAGCTGCAGAAGGATAGAAAGGCATCCGGCTCAACCCGCTTGCCAAAGCAATTACGCAGATTTCACACAAAGCCTGCATTACAATATAGAGagtgctttgaaaaaaaaaaaaccatcagcATGCATAACATCCATTCTAAATCTGCCCTTCCCACGCCATTCCATTTCTCCTTCCTAAGTCAAACTTTAAGTACGTCATGAGCGCTTCCAGTCCCAAAAAGTGGCTAAGACATCAGTGAATTCATAAAATATAATAGATTttctgaaatatatttatttgatatATTTTCTGTAATATATTTATTGAATATGTTTTCTGAAATATGTGCAATGCATTTTCTTAAATAtgcttatttaatattatattatataaatgccaacctagcagtttgaaaacatgcagatgtgagtagattaaaaggtaccgccttggtgggaaggtaatggcacgacatgcaatcatgccggccatgtgaccttggagatgtcccCCTCGACGGACTGTCACCTtgccgtggtgagggggcttgcgtgttccgatgaacctgtaggcacagcaactggagtcgtgcactcccaggagtggctgcgggggaggtcccagaccaagaacagtccgaagacccaaagacctcaacggcggagcaggcggaggataacatggcccatgttacaacggctgcgaaggcggaagaaggctgcaacagactgagaagccacggtcattgtgttaaactacatcaccagtggaacctcactctgtgaagactgtgtgttgatcagttgtgcactgacctccacacatttaaaaaacccacgcacaggcgtcctccaaagaaaataaaaaccaaccaaccaaagtcccatggcgatcagcgagtggcgacgggggcaggactgtgaaatctggaagcccctagtcacagactggcacatgggcggtgggtatggactcagtcgttctacctcaaggaccgaggcagttgagtagttcggcagctgtatccgcgactgagcagcccttttgaggatccactctgctcaccccacatggggagggggctagaaaaggtgccctaaacatagtctgcctctctcatccctgactggactgccgcgtccagtggggtcaccaccctgcggccaaaaaagaaaaatgaactttggtacgtggaacgtacggactctgatggacaacagtggcagtg encodes:
- the HSPB8 gene encoding heat shock protein beta-8; the encoded protein is MADSQLPFSCHYPGRHRSLRDPFREPSLSSRLLDEDFGMSPFSGDLTADWPDWARSRLTSPWSGPIRSGMVRTAGLSPPGYTRFGGYAEGAPFGGPPMPFTGEPWKVCVNVQSFKPEELTVKTKDGYVEVSGKHEEQQVEGGIVSKNFTKKIQLPGEVDPTTVFASLSPEGLLIIEAPQIPPYCQYGDLSYGDDIPVDNQEATCA